The following are encoded together in the Pseudomonas maumuensis genome:
- a CDS encoding RodZ domain-containing protein, translating into MKAAHTEVAAATRQNPGDVLRQAREKREWSQAEVARKLNLTVSSLNNLENGAFDKLPGHTFARGYIRAYAKLMDMDQAPLVEAFDQITGTHAKGSEVHALGRIEEPVRLSHNILRVVSLLLLIAVVGGGFFWWQDQSNLRGKDLAKIALEHVEVESADGTTQIHPLDEPEDQAVSEGQQAEGQALPLEPNSAEQAPVAEAQAPVASVAPATPATSTAPTAAAPVAPVVAPAAPAVVTPAVPAATAPVAAVAATAAVAPAAPAETAPAPAGSAKVHIQFTADCWTQVTDGNGKVLFSAIKRKGDSLELTGKPPFAVRLGFARGAQVSYNGQAVDVAPFTSGETARLKLGQ; encoded by the coding sequence ATGAAAGCCGCGCACACTGAAGTAGCAGCAGCGACTCGCCAGAACCCCGGTGACGTCTTGCGCCAGGCCCGCGAAAAACGCGAATGGAGCCAGGCCGAGGTCGCTCGCAAGCTCAACCTCACGGTATCTTCGCTGAACAACCTGGAAAACGGCGCCTTCGACAAGCTGCCTGGGCATACCTTCGCCCGTGGCTACATCCGTGCCTATGCCAAGCTGATGGACATGGACCAGGCGCCGCTGGTCGAGGCCTTCGACCAGATCACCGGTACTCACGCCAAAGGAAGCGAAGTTCACGCGCTTGGCCGTATTGAAGAGCCGGTGCGCCTGTCGCATAACATCCTGCGCGTGGTCAGCCTGTTGCTGCTGATCGCCGTGGTCGGTGGCGGCTTTTTCTGGTGGCAGGACCAGAGCAACCTGCGTGGCAAGGACCTGGCCAAGATCGCCCTGGAGCATGTCGAGGTCGAGAGCGCCGACGGCACCACGCAGATTCACCCGCTGGACGAGCCGGAAGACCAGGCCGTGAGCGAGGGCCAGCAGGCCGAAGGCCAGGCCCTGCCGCTGGAGCCGAACAGTGCCGAGCAGGCGCCGGTCGCCGAGGCCCAGGCGCCAGTCGCCTCCGTTGCGCCTGCCACGCCAGCCACCAGCACCGCGCCGACCGCCGCCGCGCCTGTGGCACCGGTTGTCGCGCCAGCCGCTCCTGCCGTGGTTACCCCCGCCGTGCCTGCCGCCACCGCGCCAGTCGCAGCCGTCGCGGCCACCGCTGCGGTCGCACCGGCTGCGCCCGCTGAAACCGCACCGGCCCCGGCCGGCAGCGCCAAGGTTCATATCCAATTCACCGCCGATTGCTGGACCCAGGTCACCGACGGCAACGGCAAGGTGCTGTTCAGCGCCATCAAGCGCAAGGGCGACAGCCTGGAACTGACCGGCAAGCCACCGTTCGCGGTACGCCTGGGCTTCGCCCGTGGCGCCCAGGTGAGCTACAACGGCCAGGCGGTCGATGTCGCCCCGTTCACCAGTGGCGAAACCGCTCGCCTGAAGTTGGGACAGTAA
- the hscB gene encoding co-chaperone HscB — MGTLCHFALFDLQPAFRLDLDKLAVRYRELAREVHPDRFADASEREQRVALEKSAALNDAYQTLRSAPRRARYLLAIGGHEVPQEVTVHDPDFLLQQMQWREELEDLQDEADLDGVGVFKKRLKGAQDALNNDFADCWDDAAQRDKAERLMRRMQFLDKLAQEVRQLEERLDD, encoded by the coding sequence GTGGGTACTCTTTGCCATTTCGCCCTGTTCGACCTGCAACCGGCTTTTCGCCTGGACCTCGACAAACTGGCCGTTCGCTATCGCGAGTTGGCCCGTGAGGTCCACCCCGACCGCTTCGCCGACGCTTCCGAGCGTGAGCAGCGTGTCGCCCTGGAAAAGTCCGCGGCGCTGAACGACGCCTACCAGACCTTGCGCAGCGCGCCGCGTCGCGCCCGGTACCTGCTGGCCATCGGTGGTCACGAAGTGCCTCAGGAAGTCACGGTGCATGATCCGGACTTCCTGCTGCAGCAGATGCAGTGGCGCGAAGAGCTCGAAGATTTGCAGGACGAAGCCGACCTCGACGGTGTTGGTGTGTTCAAGAAGCGCCTCAAGGGTGCCCAGGACGCACTGAACAATGACTTCGCCGACTGTTGGGACGATGCAGCCCAGCGCGACAAGGCCGAGCGCCTGATGCGCCGCATGCAGTTCCTCGACAAGCTCGCCCAAGAAGTGCGCCAACTCGAAGAGCGCCTCGACGATTAA
- the hscA gene encoding Fe-S protein assembly chaperone HscA, with product MALLQIAEPGQSPQPHQRRLAVGIDLGTTNSLVAAVRSGRSEPLPDAQGRVILPSAVRYLDNGVDVGLSAREAAPSDPLNTIVSVKRLMGRGLADVKQLGEQLPYRFVGGESHMPFIDTVQGPKSPVEVSADILKVLRSRAEETLGGELVGAVITVPAYFDDAQRQATKDAAKLAGLNVLRLLNEPTAAAVAYGLDQNAEGVVAIFDLGGGTFDISILRLTAGVFEVLATGGDTALGGDDFDHAIAGWIIEQAGLSADLDPSTQRLLLQTACAAKEALTDADVISVQHGAWQGELTRAAFDAMIEPMIARSLKACRRAVRDSGIELEEVGAVVMVGGSTRVPRVRDAVGTLFGRTPLTSIDPDQVVAIGAAIQADTLAGNRREGGELLLLDVIPLSLGLETMGGLMEKVIPRNTTIPVARAQEFTTYKDGQSAMMIHVLQGERELISDCRSLARFELRGIPAMVAGAAKIRVTFQVDADGLLSVAARELGSGVESSIQVKPSYGLTDGEIARMLKDSFEHAGSDKHARQLREHQVDAERLLEAVQGALDADGERLLSSDERDAIEFQMQELRDLLSGTDGAAIEQQTKRLSQVTDAFAARRLDSTVKAALAGRNLNEIEE from the coding sequence ATGGCCCTACTGCAGATCGCCGAACCCGGTCAGAGCCCTCAACCGCACCAGCGCCGCCTGGCGGTGGGTATCGACCTGGGCACCACCAATTCTCTCGTCGCCGCCGTGCGCAGCGGGCGCAGTGAACCGCTGCCCGATGCTCAGGGTCGGGTCATCTTGCCCTCCGCAGTACGCTACCTGGATAACGGCGTCGACGTTGGTCTGAGCGCGCGCGAGGCAGCGCCCAGCGACCCGCTCAACACCATCGTCTCGGTCAAGCGCCTGATGGGTCGAGGCCTGGCCGACGTCAAGCAGCTCGGCGAGCAACTGCCGTACCGCTTTGTCGGTGGTGAGTCGCACATGCCGTTCATCGACACTGTCCAGGGGCCGAAGAGCCCGGTGGAAGTGTCCGCCGACATCCTCAAGGTGCTGCGTTCGCGTGCCGAAGAGACCCTCGGCGGTGAGCTGGTCGGCGCGGTGATCACTGTTCCTGCATATTTCGACGACGCCCAGCGCCAGGCCACCAAGGACGCCGCCAAACTGGCCGGCCTCAATGTGCTGCGCCTGCTCAATGAGCCGACCGCTGCTGCCGTGGCCTATGGCCTGGACCAGAACGCCGAAGGCGTGGTGGCGATCTTCGATTTGGGTGGCGGTACCTTCGATATTTCCATCCTGCGCCTGACCGCTGGCGTCTTTGAAGTGCTGGCCACCGGCGGCGACACCGCCCTGGGGGGCGATGACTTCGACCACGCCATTGCTGGCTGGATCATCGAGCAGGCCGGCCTGTCCGCCGATCTCGATCCCTCCACCCAGCGCCTGCTGCTGCAAACCGCCTGCGCGGCCAAGGAGGCTTTGACCGATGCCGACGTGATTAGCGTCCAGCACGGTGCCTGGCAGGGCGAGCTGACCCGCGCCGCCTTCGACGCCATGATCGAGCCGATGATTGCCCGCAGCCTCAAGGCCTGCCGCCGCGCCGTGCGCGACAGCGGTATCGAGCTGGAAGAGGTGGGTGCGGTGGTGATGGTTGGCGGTTCTACCCGCGTACCGCGTGTGCGCGACGCCGTCGGTACGCTGTTTGGCCGTACCCCGCTGACCTCGATCGACCCAGACCAGGTGGTGGCCATCGGTGCCGCGATCCAGGCCGACACCCTGGCCGGCAATCGTCGCGAAGGCGGCGAGCTGTTGCTGCTGGACGTCATCCCGCTGTCGCTCGGCCTCGAGACCATGGGCGGGCTGATGGAGAAGGTGATCCCGCGCAACACCACCATCCCGGTGGCCCGCGCCCAGGAGTTCACCACTTACAAGGATGGCCAGTCGGCCATGATGATCCACGTCCTGCAGGGTGAGCGCGAGCTGATCAGCGATTGCCGCTCGCTGGCACGCTTCGAGCTGCGCGGCATCCCGGCGATGGTGGCCGGCGCGGCGAAGATCCGCGTGACCTTCCAGGTCGACGCCGATGGCCTGCTTAGCGTCGCGGCCCGCGAGCTGGGGTCGGGCGTGGAATCGAGCATCCAGGTCAAGCCATCCTATGGCCTGACCGACGGCGAGATCGCCCGCATGCTCAAGGATTCGTTCGAGCATGCCGGCTCCGACAAGCACGCGCGCCAGTTGCGCGAGCACCAGGTCGACGCCGAGCGCCTGCTCGAAGCGGTGCAGGGCGCCCTGGACGCCGATGGCGAACGCCTGCTCAGCAGTGACGAGCGCGACGCGATCGAATTCCAGATGCAGGAACTACGTGATTTGCTGAGCGGCACCGATGGCGCCGCCATCGAGCAACAGACCAAGCGTCTGTCGCAGGTGACCGATGCATTTGCCGCCCGTCGCCTTGATTCGACGGTCAAAGCCGCACTGGCCGGGCGCAACCTGAATGAGATCGAGGAGTAA
- the iscR gene encoding Fe-S cluster assembly transcriptional regulator IscR, protein MRLTTKGRYAVTAMLDLALHAQQGPVSLADISERQGISLSYLEQLFAKLRRSSLVSSVRGPGGGYQLSRGMETIQVAQVIDAVNESVDATRCQGLGDCHAGDTCLTHHLWCDLSQQIHEFLSGISLADLVMRREVQEVAQRQDLRRVAGRTAQLDKIETSAVD, encoded by the coding sequence ATGCGACTGACTACCAAAGGCCGATACGCCGTGACCGCCATGCTTGACCTGGCGTTGCACGCGCAGCAGGGGCCGGTGTCTTTGGCCGATATTTCCGAGCGCCAGGGCATTTCCCTCTCTTATCTGGAACAGCTGTTCGCCAAGCTGCGCCGCAGCAGCCTGGTATCCAGCGTTCGCGGCCCAGGCGGCGGCTACCAGCTGTCGCGAGGCATGGAAACCATCCAGGTGGCCCAGGTCATCGACGCGGTCAACGAATCGGTCGATGCCACCCGTTGTCAGGGCCTGGGGGATTGCCACGCCGGTGATACCTGCCTGACTCACCACCTGTGGTGTGACCTGAGCCAGCAGATCCATGAATTCCTCAGTGGCATCAGCCTGGCCGACCTCGTCATGCGCCGCGAGGTGCAGGAAGTCGCCCAGCGCCAGGACCTGCGCCGTGTCGCAGGCCGAACTGCCCAGCTGGACAAGATTGAGACGTCCGCCGTCGACTGA
- the iscX gene encoding Fe-S cluster assembly protein IscX, translating into MSLKWVDVLEIAIQLAESKPEVDPHYVNFVDLRAWVMALPEFDDDPSRCGEKVLEAIQAAWIDEAD; encoded by the coding sequence ATGAGTCTGAAATGGGTTGATGTACTTGAGATCGCCATCCAGCTTGCGGAAAGCAAGCCTGAGGTCGATCCTCATTACGTGAATTTTGTCGATCTGCGCGCTTGGGTGATGGCGCTGCCTGAATTCGATGACGATCCGTCGCGTTGCGGTGAGAAGGTTCTCGAGGCCATCCAGGCGGCCTGGATCGACGAAGCCGACTGA
- the ndk gene encoding nucleoside-diphosphate kinase, producing the protein MAVQRTFSIIKPDAVAKNVIGKITTRFEEAGLKIVASKIKQLSKAEAEGFYAEHSARGFFGDLVAFMTSGPVVVQVLEGENAIALNRELMGATNPKEAAAGTIRADFAESIDANAVHGSDSEAAAAREIAYFFAATEVTTR; encoded by the coding sequence ATGGCTGTTCAACGTACTTTCTCCATCATCAAGCCTGACGCCGTTGCCAAAAACGTCATCGGCAAGATCACCACTCGCTTCGAAGAAGCCGGCCTGAAAATCGTCGCTTCGAAAATCAAGCAACTGTCCAAGGCCGAAGCCGAAGGCTTCTACGCCGAGCACAGCGCTCGTGGCTTCTTCGGTGACCTGGTTGCCTTCATGACTTCCGGCCCGGTCGTTGTCCAGGTTCTGGAAGGCGAGAACGCCATCGCTCTGAACCGTGAGCTGATGGGCGCCACCAACCCTAAAGAAGCTGCTGCCGGCACCATCCGCGCCGACTTCGCCGAGTCGATCGACGCCAACGCCGTTCACGGTTCGGACTCCGAAGCCGCTGCCGCTCGCGAAATCGCTTACTTCTTCGCTGCTACCGAGGTAACCACTCGCTAA
- the iscA gene encoding iron-sulfur cluster assembly protein IscA has translation MAISMTEAAANHIRRSLDGRGKGEGIRLGVRTTGCSGLAYVLEFVDELAAEDQVFENHGVKVIIDPKSLVYLDGTELDFVKEGLNEGFKFNNPNVRGECGCGESFNV, from the coding sequence ATGGCTATCAGCATGACAGAAGCCGCCGCCAACCACATTCGCCGCTCCCTCGACGGACGCGGCAAGGGTGAGGGCATTCGCCTGGGCGTGCGCACCACCGGCTGCTCGGGCCTGGCCTACGTGCTGGAGTTCGTCGACGAGCTCGCCGCCGAAGACCAGGTGTTCGAGAACCACGGCGTGAAGGTCATCATCGACCCGAAAAGCCTGGTGTACCTCGACGGCACCGAGCTGGACTTCGTCAAGGAAGGGTTGAACGAAGGTTTCAAGTTCAACAACCCCAACGTGCGCGGTGAGTGTGGCTGCGGCGAAAGCTTCAACGTTTGA
- the iscU gene encoding Fe-S cluster assembly scaffold IscU produces MAYSEKVIDHYENPRNVGKMNADDPDVGTGMVGAPACGDVMRLQIKVNEQGVIEDAKFKTYGCGSAIASSSLATEWMKGKTLDEAETIKNTQLAEELALPPVKIHCSVLAEDAIKAAVRDYKQKKGLV; encoded by the coding sequence ATGGCATACAGTGAAAAGGTCATCGACCACTACGAAAACCCGCGCAACGTCGGCAAGATGAACGCCGACGATCCGGATGTCGGTACCGGCATGGTCGGCGCTCCGGCTTGCGGTGACGTGATGCGCCTGCAGATCAAGGTCAACGAGCAGGGCGTCATCGAAGACGCCAAGTTCAAGACCTACGGTTGCGGCTCGGCCATCGCCTCCAGCTCCCTCGCCACCGAGTGGATGAAGGGCAAGACCCTGGACGAGGCCGAGACCATCAAGAACACCCAGCTGGCTGAAGAGCTGGCATTGCCGCCGGTCAAGATCCACTGCTCCGTGCTCGCCGAAGATGCCATCAAGGCCGCTGTTCGCGATTACAAGCAGAAGAAAGGCTTGGTCTAA
- the pilW gene encoding type IV pilus biogenesis/stability protein PilW: MSLRTALSILTLSLLAGCVSGGAGDPLANRQGREAAGQAYVQLGLGYLQQGLTERAKAPLAKALALDARDADAHAALALVFQAEDEPALAGEHFDKALAIRPDDTRIRNNYGSFLYAQGRFDEAQAMFLQAAADTLYPERSRVYENLGLTALKRGQGAQAREYLEKALRLNQRQPKALLEMAELSYENRHYVPARDYYDRFSQLSDQNARSLLLGHRLALALDEQGTAARLGQQLQRLYPGTPEYQQYLSEQR; this comes from the coding sequence ATGAGCCTGCGCACCGCGCTGTCGATCCTCACGCTTTCGCTGCTAGCCGGCTGCGTGTCCGGCGGCGCGGGTGACCCCCTGGCCAACCGCCAGGGTCGCGAGGCGGCGGGGCAGGCCTATGTGCAGTTGGGCCTGGGGTATTTGCAACAAGGTTTGACCGAACGCGCCAAGGCCCCTCTGGCCAAAGCCCTGGCCCTCGACGCCCGCGACGCCGACGCCCATGCCGCGCTCGCCCTGGTGTTCCAGGCCGAGGATGAGCCCGCCCTGGCCGGCGAACATTTCGACAAAGCCTTGGCCATCCGCCCGGATGACACGCGAATCCGTAACAACTACGGCAGTTTCCTATATGCTCAGGGCCGTTTCGACGAAGCCCAGGCGATGTTCCTCCAGGCTGCCGCCGATACCCTGTACCCTGAACGTTCGCGCGTCTACGAGAACCTCGGGCTCACCGCCTTGAAGCGGGGGCAGGGCGCTCAGGCCCGCGAATACCTGGAAAAGGCCCTTCGGCTCAATCAGCGGCAACCGAAGGCTTTGCTCGAAATGGCTGAGTTGTCCTACGAAAACAGGCATTATGTGCCGGCCCGGGATTACTACGATCGATTCAGCCAGCTGAGCGACCAGAATGCCCGCAGCCTGCTGCTGGGCCATCGCCTGGCACTTGCCCTTGACGAGCAGGGCACCGCGGCCCGTTTGGGCCAGCAATTACAACGACTTTATCCCGGTACGCCGGAATATCAGCAATACCTGTCGGAGCAACGATGA
- the rlmN gene encoding 23S rRNA (adenine(2503)-C(2))-methyltransferase RlmN encodes MTTSTDKINLLGLTLAEMEQFFDSIGEKRFRAGQVMKWIHHFGVDDFAAMTNVGKVLREKLEAVAEIRGPEVVSEDISADGTRKWVVRVASGSCVETVYIPTDDRGTLCVSSQAGCALDCSFCSTGKQGFNSNLTAAEVIGQVWLANKSFGTVPAKIDRAITNVVMMGMGEPLLNFDNVIAAMKIMMEDLGYGISKRRVTLSTSGVVPMIDELAKHIDVSLALSLHAPNDELRNKLVPINKKYPLKMLLESCMGYMSTLGGKRVLTIEYTLLKDVNDQPEHAAQMIELLRDVPCKINLIPFNPFPHSGYERPSNNAIRRFQDLLHHGGFNVTTRTTRGDDIDAACGQLVGQVNDRTRRSERYIAVRQLAADEPQDSAARP; translated from the coding sequence ATGACGACATCGACTGACAAGATCAACCTGCTGGGGCTTACCCTGGCGGAAATGGAACAGTTCTTCGACTCAATCGGGGAGAAGCGCTTCCGTGCCGGTCAGGTGATGAAATGGATTCACCATTTTGGCGTCGATGATTTCGCCGCCATGACGAACGTCGGCAAGGTCTTGCGCGAAAAGCTCGAGGCCGTTGCCGAAATTCGCGGCCCGGAAGTGGTCAGCGAAGACATTTCCGCCGACGGCACCCGCAAGTGGGTGGTCCGCGTTGCCTCCGGCAGCTGCGTCGAGACCGTCTACATCCCCACCGACGATCGCGGCACCCTGTGCGTGTCGTCGCAAGCCGGCTGCGCCCTGGACTGCAGTTTCTGCTCCACCGGCAAGCAAGGCTTCAACAGCAACCTCACCGCAGCCGAAGTGATCGGCCAGGTGTGGCTTGCCAACAAATCCTTCGGGACCGTCCCGGCCAAGATCGACCGCGCGATTACCAACGTGGTCATGATGGGCATGGGCGAGCCCTTGCTGAATTTCGACAATGTCATCGCTGCCATGAAGATCATGATGGAAGATCTGGGCTATGGCATTTCCAAGCGTCGCGTGACCCTGTCCACCTCGGGCGTGGTGCCGATGATCGACGAGCTGGCCAAGCACATCGACGTGTCCCTGGCCCTGTCGCTGCACGCGCCGAACGACGAGCTGCGCAACAAGCTGGTGCCGATCAACAAGAAGTACCCGCTGAAGATGCTGCTGGAGTCGTGTATGGGCTACATGTCCACCCTCGGCGGCAAGCGTGTGCTGACCATCGAGTACACCCTGCTCAAGGACGTCAACGACCAGCCCGAGCACGCCGCGCAGATGATCGAGCTGCTGCGTGATGTGCCATGCAAGATCAACCTGATCCCGTTCAACCCGTTCCCGCACTCCGGCTACGAGCGGCCGAGCAACAATGCCATCCGCCGCTTCCAGGACCTGCTGCACCACGGCGGCTTCAACGTGACCACGCGCACCACACGCGGTGACGACATCGACGCTGCCTGCGGTCAGCTGGTGGGCCAGGTCAACGACCGCACCCGCCGCAGCGAGCGCTACATCGCGGTGCGCCAATTGGCCGCCGACGAGCCGCAAGACAGCGCCGCGCGCCCCTGA
- the fdx gene encoding ISC system 2Fe-2S type ferredoxin, with product MPLVTFLPHEKFCPEGLTVEVPAGTNILELAHDHHIEMESACGGVKACTTCHCIIRKGFDSLEEADELEEDMLDKAWGLEAQSRLGCQVVVGDEDLTIEIPKYSLNHAAEAPH from the coding sequence ATGCCGCTGGTGACATTCCTGCCGCATGAAAAATTCTGCCCCGAGGGGCTGACCGTGGAAGTGCCGGCCGGGACCAATATCCTGGAGCTGGCCCACGACCATCACATCGAGATGGAAAGTGCCTGCGGCGGCGTCAAGGCCTGCACCACCTGCCATTGCATTATCCGCAAGGGCTTCGACTCCCTCGAGGAGGCCGATGAGCTGGAGGAAGACATGCTGGACAAGGCCTGGGGCCTGGAGGCGCAGTCGCGCCTGGGTTGCCAGGTGGTCGTCGGCGATGAGGACCTCACCATCGAGATCCCCAAATACTCGCTCAACCACGCCGCAGAAGCGCCGCACTGA
- a CDS encoding IscS subfamily cysteine desulfurase produces the protein MKLPIYLDYSATTPVDPRVAQKMAECLLVDGNFGNPASRSHVFGWKAEEAVENGRRQVAELINADPREIVWTSGATESDNLALKGVAHFYQTKGKHIITSKIEHKAVLDTARQLEREGFEVTYLEPGEDGIVTPAMVEAVLRDDTILVSLMHVNNEVGSINDIAAIGELTRSRGVLFHVDAAQSAGKVEIDVQKLKVDLMSFSAHKVYGPKGIGALYVSRKPRVRLEAIIHGGGHERGMRSGTLPTHQIVGMGEAFAIAKQEMAAENVRIKALSDRFFKQVSDLEELYVNGSQTQRVPHNLNLSFNYVEGESLLMSLKDIAVSSGSACTSASLEPSYVLRALGRNDELAHSSIRFSFGRFTTEEEVDYAAQEVCKAVNKLRELSPLWDMYKDGVDISKIEWAAH, from the coding sequence ATGAAGTTGCCGATCTACCTCGATTACTCCGCGACCACGCCGGTCGATCCCCGTGTCGCCCAGAAGATGGCCGAGTGCCTGCTGGTTGACGGGAACTTCGGTAACCCAGCCTCGCGCTCCCACGTGTTCGGCTGGAAAGCCGAGGAAGCAGTCGAGAACGGCCGCCGCCAGGTCGCCGAGCTGATCAACGCCGATCCGCGCGAGATCGTCTGGACCAGCGGTGCCACCGAGTCCGACAACCTCGCCCTCAAAGGCGTGGCGCACTTCTATCAGACCAAGGGCAAGCACATCATCACCTCCAAGATCGAGCACAAGGCGGTCCTGGATACCGCTCGCCAGCTCGAGCGTGAAGGTTTCGAGGTCACCTACCTCGAGCCAGGCGAAGACGGCATCGTCACCCCGGCGATGGTCGAAGCCGTCCTGCGCGACGACACCATCCTGGTCTCGCTGATGCACGTGAACAACGAAGTCGGCTCGATCAACGACATCGCCGCCATCGGCGAACTGACCCGCTCGCGCGGTGTACTGTTCCATGTCGATGCCGCGCAGTCGGCCGGCAAGGTCGAAATCGACGTGCAAAAGCTGAAAGTCGACCTGATGTCGTTCTCCGCGCACAAAGTCTACGGCCCCAAAGGCATCGGCGCGCTGTACGTCAGCCGCAAGCCGCGCGTGCGCCTGGAAGCAATCATTCACGGCGGTGGCCATGAGCGCGGCATGCGTTCGGGCACCCTGCCGACCCACCAAATCGTTGGCATGGGCGAGGCCTTCGCCATCGCCAAGCAGGAAATGGCCGCCGAGAACGTGCGCATCAAGGCCCTGAGCGACCGCTTCTTCAAGCAGGTCTCGGACCTCGAAGAGCTGTATGTCAACGGCAGCCAGACCCAGCGCGTGCCGCACAACCTGAACCTGAGCTTCAACTACGTCGAAGGCGAGTCGCTGCTGATGTCGCTCAAGGACATTGCCGTTTCGTCCGGTTCGGCCTGCACCTCCGCTTCGCTCGAGCCGTCCTACGTCCTGCGCGCCCTGGGCCGCAACGACGAGCTGGCGCACAGCTCGATCCGCTTCTCCTTCGGTCGCTTCACCACCGAGGAAGAAGTCGACTACGCCGCGCAGGAAGTCTGCAAGGCAGTCAACAAGCTGCGCGAATTGTCGCCGCTGTGGGACATGTACAAAGACGGCGTCGACATCTCCAAGATCGAGTGGGCCGCCCACTAA
- the cysE gene encoding serine O-acetyltransferase: MFERLREDIQSVFHRDPAARNAFEVLTCYPGMHAIWLHRLGNALWKRDFKWLARLVSNFGRWMTGIEIHPGATIGRRFFIDHGMGIVIGETAEIGDDVTLYQGVTLGGTSWNKGKRHPTLENGVVVGAGAKVLGPFTVGAGAKIGSNAVVTKAVPAGATAVGIPGRIIVKTEDDAVEAKRKAMAEKIGFDAYGVSGDMPDPVARAIGQMLDHLQAVDERLEGMCGALTRMGSDYCAKELPALPDDDFAEACVELKQGDTRSH; this comes from the coding sequence ATGTTCGAGCGTCTGCGTGAAGATATTCAAAGTGTTTTCCATCGTGACCCGGCGGCGCGCAATGCCTTCGAGGTGCTGACCTGCTACCCGGGCATGCACGCCATCTGGCTGCACCGCCTGGGCAATGCTCTGTGGAAGCGCGATTTCAAATGGCTGGCGCGCCTGGTGTCGAACTTCGGTCGCTGGATGACCGGCATCGAGATCCACCCGGGCGCGACTATCGGCCGGCGCTTCTTCATCGACCACGGCATGGGCATCGTCATTGGCGAAACCGCCGAGATCGGCGACGACGTGACCCTCTACCAGGGTGTCACCCTTGGTGGTACCAGCTGGAACAAGGGCAAGCGTCACCCGACCCTGGAGAACGGCGTCGTGGTCGGTGCCGGGGCCAAGGTGCTGGGCCCGTTCACCGTGGGCGCCGGGGCCAAGATCGGCTCCAACGCCGTGGTCACCAAGGCGGTGCCGGCCGGCGCCACGGCGGTGGGCATCCCGGGGCGGATCATCGTCAAGACCGAGGATGACGCCGTCGAGGCCAAGCGCAAGGCCATGGCCGAGAAGATCGGCTTCGACGCCTATGGCGTCAGTGGCGACATGCCAGACCCGGTAGCGCGCGCCATCGGCCAGATGCTCGACCATCTGCAGGCCGTCGACGAGCGCCTGGAGGGTATGTGTGGCGCGCTGACCCGGATGGGCAGTGACTACTGCGCCAAGGAGCTGCCGGCGCTGCCCGACGACGACTTCGCCGAAGCCTGCGTCGAGCTGAAGCAGGGCGACACTCGGTCGCATTGA